AATGTCTCATTGTATACATTTAGTTTTCTTGAGTCCTTCGTTGATAGTGTTTATGGAGCTTGTTATTAATAGAAAACAATTATGGTAGTTTGTGGTTATCGCATACCGATGTATATTGTAGAGTTTATGTTGGTCGATATTTTTCAATTTGTATTTACTCAAATTACATATAGACGTTTGAAATAGTCAACAACCGTCTTCTGTAGTCTTCTGTATTTTTTGATAATGGTGTTATCATAACGATCCAGAGTTGAAACAGTTTTATGAAACAACATTACTAGTCAAACTTTATTTGGCATGTATATCAAAATAAGTATTATTATAAGTGAGTGGATGACTCTTATGCAACAGAAAGAATGATGTTTTGGTGTTGCTGGTTAATGTCACTTGACACTCATAGAATGATCAATGAATGATGTTGCTTGTTATTGTCATTTGTGGAATGAAGAGAAAGACAACTAAATGTTTTCAGGTCTCGATGTGAATTGGTAAGGACTTATGGCAGTGGATGTTTGATGGAACTGGGTGCTTTTCAGTTACAAGTTTGATGTCATTTTTGAGCTTGTTTGGTCACACCCCACAATGAGAGGAATATTGCTGGAACATTGATCATCTAATTCATGTGTGCTAATGATACTGATATGCGGTGAACATGCGGTATTCTTTAGTAAAATGTGAAAGAATAGTTTGCGCGACTGAGTTCTTTTCAAATGCCTAAACTTCTTGTCTTGTTTAATCAGCTCCAccccttttcttttatttaagcAGCCGATGTGGGACAAATACATTCCTACATGTCCCCCTCCCATTTTCCTTCTGTTTATTATTCCTACATGCCACTTAGGCCTCTGCCATCCACACGTCCTGCCACTCATCCTCAACTCATCGTGGGAGGATATGGATGGCACCGACTCATCCTCAGAGTGGTCTTCTAGTTTTAGACATGAGAGGATGAGGGGAGGGAAAAGTGGCGGGGTTTGGGTGGGGACAGAGAGTTTATCAACCAATCAGAAAAAAAAGGAAGTTTTGAGGATGAGATGAGGATGTGGCGAGAATAAGGTATGAATGCTAAGAGTGTTATTGGAAAATGTGGTGTTCATGTGACAGCGCAGATGTTATGGATGGGAGAAGCCTTATTAGTATTCTTGTGCGTCCAATCTTTAAATTATCATTTCATGTTTACTGTCTATTTCATTCTTCGTCGTAAATTTTTCGAATTTGGTCCATCAAAAAACTTGAATCAGAACGTTTTCAGTAGCATACCAAATTAATCAGGATGTTTGGTTTTCTTGATAACTCGAAATTATAGAGTAATCAAAATTAGATGAGCTAAAATTCTGCATTCGGCTAAGCAGTTAGCATGCCTATAATATCACTTGTTTAATAATATCATCATTCCTCTTTCAGTCTTTTgtaataaaaactcaagaatcATCCAGGTTTAAAGTATTCAATTATTCTGTTAAAATgcataaaattcatcaaacgtaattcattttataaacAGAAACTTACATTTGGTCAACCAGTTTTTCAAAAATTGCTACCAACTTTCATATGCTAGTCACTAGTCAAACAGTGATAGTCAAATATGTCAAAGGTTAATCTGATATACAATTTTGCAGCTATGAGGCAATAGTGATTTCATTTCCAACTTTCCGGCAGCCAATCCATGTCACAATCGTGCTACTAATGTCATGTTTACTTCAGGAAGCTGAATGCACATAGAAGAACATGGAAACTGGAGTTATTTTCGATAACCGATCCAACAAAGACATCCAAACAATAcgtagcaaaaaaaaaaacaaaaaaacaaacagagaATTCTTTATAGTTTATACGGTAAAAATATAGAGCTTGTACTTTTTAAAAGCACAAAACATATGCTTTTGGGAATGATTATTAATTCCTATTTAAGCTCTGCCCTGTCATTTGAGTCAAAATTTGCCCAAGTCATTCAGGAAATAAAGAAGCCCAAACCATGTTGTCTATCCAAACTTAATGAGAAAAGTTTTCGGAAATAATAGTATGAATGGCACAACAAAATCAATCATGACAAGAATATGAAATAATTCAGCTAGAGCACTTGTTCTCAAAACagaatatataactaaaaaccATATATAGAAGCTAATGATATTGTACCTGAGCAGTCTACAAAATCAACCAAAAGCGTCGAAGAGATCTTCTGCTTCTTTGGGTTGGTAAATCACCTTTTCGAACATGCCCCTTAGCTTTTCATGTTGTACCATCTCTTCTAAAATCCGATCTTCATAAACTGTAGATGATGTGATATTTTAGGCTGACCCGAACCGTCTTCTTTGTTCTTGGAGGAAAAGACCAATTCTGACAAATGACTCTTCTTAACCTGCCTAATATATTTATCACCCTCCATTGATCCTGTTACAAGATGGTAAATATAAACAACTTTCTTTTGACCTAGTCTGTATGCCCGGCTTATAGCTTGTCTCTCCACAGACGGATTCCATTGAACATCGAGCAACACAACTCTTGATGCGCCTACCAAATTAATCCCTTCGGAACATGCCTTAATAGATGCAAGAAGTAACTTAACTTCACTTTTAGGATCGTTAAGTGTACTAATTGAGTTTTGTCTACGCTTCTCTTCTTGTTGTCCATCCATGTACAAGAAATCCCTTCCTTCAACCCAGCTGAAGTTAGTTTTGAAAAGTTTCTTTAAAAATTTCAATGGCTTGATGAACTGACAAAAGACTAAAACCTTCTCATTTAGTGCTTCACTGAGCTTAATAAGTTCCATCAAGAAATTAGTCTTAACTCCAGCATTAGGGTTGTTTTTTGACGCTTTAAGCATTTTAAATAAACGACCCTTGTTAGCAACAGAGTTTGTGGGGAGCAGTGAAGGATGAATGGATACTAATGATCTAACATGGTCCATATCTAGATTCGATTTTCCCACAAACATCTTTCCAAGAAGTATTTGCTGCATTTCAGTGGGCTTTAAAACAACCAGAGCATCCCTTAAACCGGGAAGCGTTTCTTGAAGAATTGTTCCCTTATGCACATGGACAAAAGGGTCAACCATGGCTTTAATTTCATGGATTTTCGGTTGACTCCTTTTGAAAGAATTACTTGTGATAGAATAATCCCATTGCCCTCTTGCCTTCTTTTTGCCAGACCTGTGATTCCTTCTTAAAGTCGACGACAACCCAAAGAACGACAGTAGTAAGGGATTTACCAAGCAGAGGGTATTATACAACTCATCGAAATTGTTCTGGAAGGGAGTTCCAGACAGAATGATTCTCCTATTTGTGTTTCCGTTTAGCAACGCCTTCCACATAAGACTTTCATCATTCCGGGGAGTGTGCCCTTCATCAAGTACTAAAAGACTAGGAACTTGAAGCAGAATTTCCTTCATCTCACTGCTCGACGGCACTTTTTTTCTCTTCCGGCCATCTTCATCACCAGCTAGGATTTCAAACAATCTATACGTGATCCCCAAAACGCTTGATTTTCTATTCCAGGAATATAACTTCAACAAACGGTTACAATGTATACTTCTTACATTCCCAAATCGTTTTACAACATTTAACGCCACTGCATCTTCCTGTCCAGAACATTCGTTACTGTTCAAGTTATAAAACGGAAAATCAACATTCCATTTTTTAAATTCTTCTTCCCAAGTGAGCAGCATAGAACGAGGAGCGACAATCACTGGCCTCGCATCCGGATACATTTTCAAAAACGCCTGGAGAAAAACGATTGTGAGCCGGCTTTTTCCAGTTCCAGGGGCATGGTTGATTATGCATCCACTTCCACCAACAGGAAGACGTTTTTCCAACTTATCAATGTAGGTACCACCAGCTATTTTTTTCCAAATGAACTCAAAACCCTCGCGTTGATGTGGATACATGGATTCTTTAACCCCGGGAACCAAGTCCCAAACTGTCCCTTTATCGCCAT
The sequence above is drawn from the Erigeron canadensis isolate Cc75 chromosome 4, C_canadensis_v1, whole genome shotgun sequence genome and encodes:
- the LOC122597419 gene encoding SNF2 domain-containing protein CLASSY 3-like — its product is MDFSKTTLYKRTRSCFDKFYLEYNEKKGYKRVRKDEGNREEDKTGKSSELGLKKVKIETDGFFRKTETNLGKVSNKDDDDDVKLISKKCERKQIQSDVERVFVSAKGKKKFVKDSGAAANRDCSSGKKGLRETLKGVGKCLRTNDAHLTKSCGRDGKKDADVGFSGCEIDVESVLYLGDNVSCLDNYDLSHCSRVESNEVKVSPVVELDSIWVDEDGDGSQTFKLSDDEKEDNSHQKTESHEENNSVGKDMEPTEDDDDVTIASLSSSSDNDEDGSATDDEDSDYDNNEGTKNKNGTIVFEPGVRKKKHDGGIDILGKAKEEGALKRRRTDDTDAFVPSVDEMGNQKAAGTTATIRKYDHRFGNEFDVSKILTDTLREDGDGGDKLLRSYMISKEEPALDCSSPLKETPVKKFVRSHTFRIKLDEEDIIKPESEVAVDKLFEEMNVNLQYLEMGCSSTTAVNCADDDKGVDKTRTSCREGKHRLTLNEEFGIICRCCSYVEMEIRDILPPLSKNGTGGFGRHRYDDRTEDGMKFSDLPAANCSDARGTKYGDKGTVWDLVPGVKESMYPHQREGFEFIWKKIAGGTYIDKLEKRLPVGGSGCIINHAPGTGKSRLTIVFLQAFLKMYPDARPVIVAPRSMLLTWEEEFKKWNVDFPFYNLNSNECSGQEDAVALNVVKRFGNVRSIHCNRLLKLYSWNRKSSVLGITYRLFEILAGDEDGRKRKKVPSSSEMKEILLQVPSLLVLDEGHTPRNDESLMWKALLNGNTNRRIILSGTPFQNNFDELYNTLCLVNPLLLSFFGLSSTLRRNHRSGKKKARGQWDYSITSNSFKRSQPKIHEIKAMVDPFVHVHKGTILQETLPGLRDALVVLKPTEMQQILLGKMFVGKSNLDMDHVRSLVSIHPSLLPTNSVANKGRLFKMLKASKNNPNAGVKTNFLMELIKLSEALNEKVLVFCQFIKPLKFLKKLFKTNFSWVEGRDFLYMDGQQEEKRRQNSISTLNDPKSEVKLLLASIKACSEGINLVGASRVVLLDVQWNPSVERQAISRAYRLGQKKVVYIYHLVTGSMEGDKYIRQVKKSHLSELVFSSKNKEDGSGQPKISHHLQFMKIGF